In a single window of the Nicotiana tomentosiformis chromosome 8, ASM39032v3, whole genome shotgun sequence genome:
- the LOC138897661 gene encoding uncharacterized protein translates to MSVLDNSFGYLLGQHSETGRKEQAIYYLSKKFTPCEDKYTLIERICCALTWIAQKLRHYMSVYTIHLISRLDPLKYIFQKPMPTGKLAEWKIFLNEFDIVYITQKAIKRQALSDHLVENPVDGDYEPLTTYFPDEEVLFAGEDIEELYTGWRMFFDGAANFKGDRIGAILITESGQHYPASAKIRFPCTNNIAEYEECIFGIIMAVDMNVKELLVIGDSDLLIHQVQGEWSTKNVKILLYLHCVKELCRKFTKIEFKHVPRI, encoded by the coding sequence ATGTCGGTCTTGGATAACTCCTTTGGCTATTTGTTGGGACAACACAGTGAAACTGGGAGGAAGGagcaggccatctactacttaagtaagaagttcacaccatgcGAGGACAAGTATACTTTGATAGAACGCATTTGTTGTGCTCTAACTTGGATTGCCCAGAAACTAAGGCATTATATGTCAGTATACACTATACATCTGATATCTCGActcgacccgctcaagtacatcttccagaagccGATGCCTACCGGAAAGCTAGCTGAATGGAAAATTTTCCTCaacgaatttgacattgtgtacataactcagaagGCTATCAAGAGGCAAGCTTTATCTGACCACCTCGTAGAAAATCCAGTGGACGGGGATTACGAGCCACTTACTACGTACTTTCCCGATGAAGAAGTATTGTTTGCTGGAGAAGATATTGAAGAATTGTACActggatggagaatgtttttcgatggagcagcaaacttcaaaggagacAGAATTGGGGCAATCCTGATTACGGAATCTGGACAGCACTATCCAGCAtcggcaaagataagattcccttgtaccaataatatTGCTGAATACGAAGAGTGCATCTTTGGGATCATAATGGCAGTTGACATGAAcgtcaaagaacttttggtcataggggaTTCCGATCTATTAATACACCAAGTCCAAGGGGAGTGGTCCACCAAGAATGTAAAGATACTTTTGTACCTGCACTGCGTAAAGGAGCTATGCAGgaagttcacaaagattgagttcaagcacgtCCCCAGGATTTAG